The Tripterygium wilfordii isolate XIE 37 chromosome 4, ASM1340144v1, whole genome shotgun sequence genome has a window encoding:
- the LOC119997405 gene encoding cleavage stimulating factor 64 isoform X1 — protein MASSQHRCVFVGNIPYDATEEQLMEICREVGPVVSFRLVTDRETGKPKGYGFCEYKDEETALSARRNLQGYEINGRQLRVDFAENDKGADRNREQGRGGPGLAANVAQKQLGGLGIHGDSLQHQPIGLHIAITAASAMAGALGGAQTAGQSNQSGMQGQSLPANDPLTLHLAKMSRVQLNEVMSDLKVMATQNKEQARQLLLSRPQLSKALFQAQIMLGMATPEVLQMPNLRQAPIQPANPSLLEGQRGLLPTGESVPEMIPLLSMMQSAMIPNMPQALLVHNQYSGPPQTLRQPQHANINVVQQASFQSVPSAHANVRPRIQTVSSSLNQQMQPRLPQHSGQLGAANLGNSNAAIQSSLLIHPPSSKATDFQPGPSLQSGFSDSTNSGADKTACAANDSTWSSRSKAYPNVHVGLTQKRIYRDTSEASNQPSKLIKLGDGRDTSSSIGSLDVPTGIRSAPSQAIAVASVPPNPVVKAEHVPYSEKQTSQLQVPTDVESALLQQVMNLTPEQLNLLPAEQQQQVIQLQQALRRERIQPL, from the exons ATGGCGTCCTCTCAGCACCGCTGCGTCTTTG TTGGTAATATTCCGTATGATGCAACTGAGGAGCAACTCATGGAAATCTGCAGGGAGGTTGGTCCTGTTGTGTCATTCAG ATTAGTTACAGATAGAGAAACTGGGAAACCAAAAGGCTATGGGTTCTGTGAATATAAAGATGAAGAGACGGCACTAAGTGCACGTCGTAATCTTCAGGGTTACGAGATCAATGGGAGACAATTACGTGTTGATTTTGCAGAAAATGATAAAGGTGCTGACAGGAACCGAGAGCAG GGTCGGGGTGGACCAGGGCTGGCTGCAAATGTTG CTCAAAAACAATTGGGGGGCCTAGGAATCCATGGAGATTCTCTTCAGCATCAACCAATTGGACTCCATATAGCTATAACTGCTGCAAGTGCAATGGCCGGAGCTTTAGGTGGTGCTCAGACTGCTGGTCAATCTAATCAAAGTGGTATGCAGGGTCAGTCTCTACCAGCAAATGATCCCTTAACTCTTCATCTGGCCAAAATGTCACGTGTTCAACTGAATGAAGTTATGTCTGACCTGAAG GTGATGGCTACACAGAACAAGGAACAAGCTCGCCAGCTATTGCTCTCAAGACCGCAGTTGTCAAAAGCTCTATTTCAG GCACAGATAATGTTGGGAATGGCAACCCCAGAAGTG TTGCAGATGCCAAATCTTCGGCAGGCACCAATCCAACCTGCAAATCCCTCACTTCTAGAGGGGCAGCGGGGTCTGCTGCCTACAGGTGAAAGTGTTCCTGAAATGATCCCCCTTTTATCTATGATGCAATCTGCGATGATACCCAATATGCCCCAAGCCTTATTGGTTCATAACCAATATTCTGGTCCCCCTCAAACTCTTCGGCAACCTCAACATGCCAATATCAATGTTGTACAACAGGCTTCATTTCAATCAGTTCCTTCTGCACATGCAAATGTTAGACCACGGATTCAGACAGTAAGTTCTTCCCTAAACCAACAAATGCAACCTCGTTTGCCACAGCACTCAGGACAGCTTGGTGCTGCAAATTTGGGGAATTCAAATGCAGCCATACAGTCTTCACTTTTGATTCATCCTCCCTCGTCAAAAGCTACTGACTTTCAG CCTGGCCCCTCACTGCAATCAGGCTTTTCAGATTCAACTAACAGTGGAGCTGATAAAACTGCTTGCGCTGCCAATGATTCAACTTGGAGCAGTAGAAGCAAGGCATATCCAAATGTACATGTGGGGTTAACACAGAAAAGAATATATCGTGATACCTCAGAAGCTAGTAATCAGCCATCAAAATTGATTAAACTTGGAGATGGCAGGGACACCTCTTCCTCTATAGGCAGTTTAGATGTGCCAACTGGTATCAGATCTGCACCATCACAAGCAATAGCAGTTGCTTCAGTGCCTCCTAATCCAGTTGTTAAGGCGGAACATGTGCCATATTCTGAAAAACAGACTTCTCAG TTGCAGGTTCCTACTGACGTAGAGTCGGCCTTACTGCAGCAGGTGATGAACCTAACACCGGAACAATTAAATTTATTGCCTGCTGAACAGCAGCAACAGGTGATTCAACTCCAACAGGCGCTCCGTCGAGAGCGGATACAGCCATTATAG
- the LOC119997405 gene encoding cleavage stimulating factor 64 isoform X2, with amino-acid sequence MASSQHRCVFVGNIPYDATEEQLMEICREVGPVVSFRLVTDRETGKPKGYGFCEYKDEETALSARRNLQGYEINGRQLRVDFAENDKGADRNREQGRGGPGLAANVAQKQLGGLGIHGDSLQHQPIGLHIAITAASAMAGALGGAQTAGQSNQSGMQGQSLPANDPLTLHLAKMSRVQLNEVMSDLKVMATQNKEQARQLLLSRPQLSKALFQAQIMLGMATPEVMPNLRQAPIQPANPSLLEGQRGLLPTGESVPEMIPLLSMMQSAMIPNMPQALLVHNQYSGPPQTLRQPQHANINVVQQASFQSVPSAHANVRPRIQTVSSSLNQQMQPRLPQHSGQLGAANLGNSNAAIQSSLLIHPPSSKATDFQPGPSLQSGFSDSTNSGADKTACAANDSTWSSRSKAYPNVHVGLTQKRIYRDTSEASNQPSKLIKLGDGRDTSSSIGSLDVPTGIRSAPSQAIAVASVPPNPVVKAEHVPYSEKQTSQLQVPTDVESALLQQVMNLTPEQLNLLPAEQQQQVIQLQQALRRERIQPL; translated from the exons ATGGCGTCCTCTCAGCACCGCTGCGTCTTTG TTGGTAATATTCCGTATGATGCAACTGAGGAGCAACTCATGGAAATCTGCAGGGAGGTTGGTCCTGTTGTGTCATTCAG ATTAGTTACAGATAGAGAAACTGGGAAACCAAAAGGCTATGGGTTCTGTGAATATAAAGATGAAGAGACGGCACTAAGTGCACGTCGTAATCTTCAGGGTTACGAGATCAATGGGAGACAATTACGTGTTGATTTTGCAGAAAATGATAAAGGTGCTGACAGGAACCGAGAGCAG GGTCGGGGTGGACCAGGGCTGGCTGCAAATGTTG CTCAAAAACAATTGGGGGGCCTAGGAATCCATGGAGATTCTCTTCAGCATCAACCAATTGGACTCCATATAGCTATAACTGCTGCAAGTGCAATGGCCGGAGCTTTAGGTGGTGCTCAGACTGCTGGTCAATCTAATCAAAGTGGTATGCAGGGTCAGTCTCTACCAGCAAATGATCCCTTAACTCTTCATCTGGCCAAAATGTCACGTGTTCAACTGAATGAAGTTATGTCTGACCTGAAG GTGATGGCTACACAGAACAAGGAACAAGCTCGCCAGCTATTGCTCTCAAGACCGCAGTTGTCAAAAGCTCTATTTCAG GCACAGATAATGTTGGGAATGGCAACCCCAGAAGTG ATGCCAAATCTTCGGCAGGCACCAATCCAACCTGCAAATCCCTCACTTCTAGAGGGGCAGCGGGGTCTGCTGCCTACAGGTGAAAGTGTTCCTGAAATGATCCCCCTTTTATCTATGATGCAATCTGCGATGATACCCAATATGCCCCAAGCCTTATTGGTTCATAACCAATATTCTGGTCCCCCTCAAACTCTTCGGCAACCTCAACATGCCAATATCAATGTTGTACAACAGGCTTCATTTCAATCAGTTCCTTCTGCACATGCAAATGTTAGACCACGGATTCAGACAGTAAGTTCTTCCCTAAACCAACAAATGCAACCTCGTTTGCCACAGCACTCAGGACAGCTTGGTGCTGCAAATTTGGGGAATTCAAATGCAGCCATACAGTCTTCACTTTTGATTCATCCTCCCTCGTCAAAAGCTACTGACTTTCAG CCTGGCCCCTCACTGCAATCAGGCTTTTCAGATTCAACTAACAGTGGAGCTGATAAAACTGCTTGCGCTGCCAATGATTCAACTTGGAGCAGTAGAAGCAAGGCATATCCAAATGTACATGTGGGGTTAACACAGAAAAGAATATATCGTGATACCTCAGAAGCTAGTAATCAGCCATCAAAATTGATTAAACTTGGAGATGGCAGGGACACCTCTTCCTCTATAGGCAGTTTAGATGTGCCAACTGGTATCAGATCTGCACCATCACAAGCAATAGCAGTTGCTTCAGTGCCTCCTAATCCAGTTGTTAAGGCGGAACATGTGCCATATTCTGAAAAACAGACTTCTCAG TTGCAGGTTCCTACTGACGTAGAGTCGGCCTTACTGCAGCAGGTGATGAACCTAACACCGGAACAATTAAATTTATTGCCTGCTGAACAGCAGCAACAGGTGATTCAACTCCAACAGGCGCTCCGTCGAGAGCGGATACAGCCATTATAG